A genome region from Hymenobacter tibetensis includes the following:
- a CDS encoding LacI family DNA-binding transcriptional regulator yields MKPVNLKRLAEELNLSVATVSRALNDRYDISQATKDRVRELASKLNYEPNPYASGLRRQKSKTIGVVVPEVANHFFSLAINGIEAVARANNYHVLIYLTHEDYERELAVTRLLANGRVEGVLVSVVNNGEDFSHLASLQERGVPLVFFDRVHEKMTTASVTTNDYESSYQATRHLLDNGCRCIAHLTVSERLSIGKRRMQGYIDALKANGIAYDEELVVHTQSNKEQDTQTIQALLLKRPDIDGFFASVESLAMCSYEACRNLGLTIPDDVKVIGFSNLDIASLLEPPLTTITQPAYAIGQEAAKILFKSIIKNMAATSAQNLELKSELIIRGSTGPTVKQVSAKMH; encoded by the coding sequence ATGAAACCAGTAAACCTGAAAAGACTAGCGGAAGAACTCAACCTCTCTGTTGCCACCGTTTCAAGAGCCCTCAACGACCGGTACGATATATCGCAGGCCACCAAAGACCGGGTGCGCGAACTAGCAAGCAAGCTGAACTACGAGCCCAATCCATACGCCAGTGGCTTGCGCCGCCAGAAGAGCAAGACCATTGGCGTCGTGGTTCCGGAGGTGGCCAATCATTTCTTTTCGCTGGCTATCAACGGTATAGAAGCGGTAGCAAGAGCAAACAATTACCATGTGCTCATCTACCTGACCCACGAAGACTACGAGCGCGAGCTGGCGGTGACTCGGCTGCTGGCCAACGGCCGGGTGGAGGGCGTATTGGTATCGGTGGTGAACAACGGGGAGGATTTCAGCCACTTGGCCTCCTTGCAGGAAAGAGGTGTTCCGTTGGTCTTTTTCGATCGGGTGCACGAGAAAATGACCACGGCCAGCGTCACTACCAACGACTACGAAAGCAGCTACCAGGCCACCCGACACCTACTCGACAACGGCTGCCGTTGCATAGCGCACCTGACGGTTTCCGAGCGCCTCTCCATCGGCAAGCGCCGGATGCAGGGCTACATAGATGCCCTGAAAGCCAACGGTATTGCGTACGACGAGGAGTTGGTGGTGCACACGCAATCCAACAAAGAGCAAGACACCCAAACAATTCAGGCGCTACTGCTGAAACGGCCCGATATAGACGGGTTTTTTGCGTCGGTTGAAAGCCTGGCTATGTGTAGCTACGAGGCCTGCCGCAACCTGGGCCTCACCATTCCCGACGACGTAAAGGTCATTGGGTTTTCCAACCTGGATATTGCCTCGTTGCTGGAACCGCCGCTCACCACCATCACGCAGCCAGCCTATGCCATTGGGCAGGAAGCCGCTAAAATTCTGTTTAAGTCCATCATCAAAAACATGGCTGCAACTTCCGCACAGAACCTGGAATTGAAATCCGAACTGATTATCAGGGGCTCGACGGGACCTACGGTGAAACAGGTTTCGGCGAAAATGCACTAA
- a CDS encoding MFS transporter yields the protein MLPSTTKSRIAVAAVFFQAGICFASWASRIPDISSKLGLSEGDIGQLLLAMPVGSLFALPLAGWLVHTWGSRTVVLLSATLYAVFLPLLGWVESFWTLAPALALFGFAGNLLNVSVNTQAINVQAHYGKPIMGSFHGLWSLAGFLGGALGTLLIGWQQTPLFHFLLVAVLGVILIAVAHQFTLRQDEGSEAGGLSLRRPEPYLLRIGLIAFCGMLCEGCMFDWSGVYFQRVVRPDAALVTSGYVACMSTMALGRFLADYFTHRFGATRMLQVSSALIASGLLLAVLLPYLVPAIIGFLLVGFGIASVTPLSYSAAGQARTVSPGVALALVSTIGYFGFLLGPPLIGLLGEVFSLRVSFALVAMMGAVVGVLAAGITSKSAKVRTPA from the coding sequence ATGCTGCCATCTACTACCAAGAGCCGAATTGCCGTTGCGGCCGTTTTCTTTCAAGCAGGCATCTGCTTTGCCAGTTGGGCTTCTCGCATTCCGGATATCAGCTCGAAGCTCGGTTTAAGTGAGGGAGACATCGGGCAACTCCTGCTTGCCATGCCTGTCGGCTCCCTCTTTGCGCTGCCCTTGGCTGGCTGGCTGGTGCACACCTGGGGCAGCCGGACGGTGGTACTGCTCTCGGCAACGCTATACGCGGTGTTTCTGCCGCTGCTTGGGTGGGTGGAAAGCTTCTGGACGCTAGCCCCGGCGCTGGCCTTGTTTGGCTTTGCCGGCAATCTGCTGAACGTGTCCGTCAACACCCAGGCCATTAATGTGCAGGCGCACTACGGCAAACCCATTATGGGCTCGTTTCATGGGCTCTGGAGCTTGGCGGGCTTCCTAGGTGGCGCCCTCGGAACGCTGCTCATTGGTTGGCAGCAGACGCCCCTTTTCCACTTCCTGCTGGTAGCAGTGCTGGGGGTAATCCTTATTGCGGTGGCCCATCAGTTCACGTTGCGCCAAGACGAAGGCAGCGAGGCCGGCGGCCTGAGCTTGCGCCGCCCCGAGCCTTACCTGTTGCGCATTGGCCTTATTGCGTTCTGCGGTATGCTCTGCGAGGGCTGTATGTTTGATTGGAGCGGCGTGTACTTCCAGCGGGTGGTGCGGCCCGATGCTGCGCTGGTGACTAGCGGCTACGTGGCCTGCATGAGCACCATGGCCCTCGGCCGCTTCCTCGCCGACTACTTCACCCACCGTTTCGGGGCCACTCGGATGCTGCAAGTCAGCAGCGCCCTCATAGCGTCGGGGCTGCTGCTGGCCGTGCTGCTTCCATACTTGGTGCCCGCTATTATCGGGTTTCTGCTGGTAGGTTTTGGTATTGCCTCGGTTACGCCCCTCTCCTACTCGGCGGCCGGGCAGGCGCGCACCGTGTCGCCGGGGGTGGCGCTGGCACTGGTTTCAACCATCGGGTATTTCGGGTTTCTGCTTGGCCCGCCGCTGATTGGCTTGCTAGGGGAAGTGTTCAGCCTGCGTGTCTCTTTTGCGCTAGTGGCCATGATGGGAGCCGTGGTTGGCGTATTGGCCGCCGGCATCACCTCCAAATCCGCCAAAGTGCGCACTCCCGCGTAG
- a CDS encoding GH39 family glycosyl hydrolase encodes MKKFASPPPPLPRHLLGLMTLVSVLAGASTVQAQAPAAPVSIQVDLAKPKGPMYPMWAYFGYDEPNYTYMKDGQKLLTELAALSPTTVYVRTHNLLTTGDGTPALKWGSTNAYTEDKKGRPIYNWKIADQIFDTYLARGMKPIAQIGFMPEALSSHPVPYRHHWKPGDNYNDIYTGWAYPPKDYKKWSELVYQWVKHCVARYGEAEVKSWPWELWNEPNIGYWKGTPEEYSKLFDYTEDAVHRACPGIQLGGPETTGPGWDKAANFLKDFLQHCATGTNYATGKTGTRLDFITFHAKGGPKVVDGHVRMNMGTQFKDLTEGFKIVASFPQYKNLPIIIGENDPEGCAACSVDLSPENAYRNGTMYSSYTASAYSHLYELADEYKVNLLGAVSWSFEFENQPWFAGFRDLATNGVDKPVLNVFRMMGLMGGQRVAVSNASALTLPELREGAQSQRADISALASTNGRSANVLVWNYHNDDLPAAASEVEIELQGLTAPQALVQHYRIDGEHSNSYTRWQKMGSPQNVSAAQRTELEQAGQLALLNSPTWVKLKTTKPPFVSNSLAKACHCCT; translated from the coding sequence ATGAAAAAATTTGCCTCGCCTCCGCCTCCGCTGCCTCGTCACTTGCTTGGTTTGATGACCCTGGTAAGCGTATTGGCCGGTGCTTCCACCGTGCAGGCGCAAGCACCCGCAGCGCCGGTTTCCATTCAGGTGGATTTGGCGAAGCCAAAAGGCCCCATGTACCCGATGTGGGCGTATTTCGGGTACGACGAGCCCAACTACACCTATATGAAGGATGGGCAGAAGCTGCTCACCGAGCTAGCGGCCTTGAGCCCGACCACCGTGTACGTGCGGACCCACAATCTGCTCACCACCGGCGACGGTACGCCCGCCCTCAAATGGGGCTCGACCAACGCCTACACCGAAGACAAAAAAGGCCGGCCCATCTACAACTGGAAAATAGCCGACCAGATTTTTGATACGTATCTGGCGCGGGGCATGAAGCCTATTGCGCAAATCGGGTTTATGCCGGAAGCCTTGTCGTCGCACCCGGTGCCGTATCGCCACCACTGGAAGCCCGGCGACAACTACAACGACATCTATACCGGGTGGGCTTATCCGCCCAAGGATTACAAGAAATGGTCGGAGCTGGTATATCAGTGGGTGAAGCACTGCGTGGCGCGCTACGGCGAGGCCGAGGTGAAAAGTTGGCCGTGGGAACTGTGGAATGAGCCCAACATCGGCTACTGGAAAGGCACGCCCGAAGAGTACAGCAAGCTGTTCGACTATACCGAAGACGCCGTGCACCGCGCCTGCCCCGGCATCCAGCTCGGCGGCCCCGAAACCACCGGCCCTGGCTGGGACAAAGCCGCCAACTTCCTGAAAGACTTCTTGCAGCACTGTGCCACCGGCACCAACTACGCCACCGGCAAAACCGGCACCCGCCTCGACTTCATCACGTTCCACGCCAAAGGCGGACCCAAAGTGGTGGACGGCCACGTACGGATGAACATGGGTACGCAGTTCAAGGACCTCACCGAAGGCTTCAAAATCGTGGCCTCGTTTCCGCAGTACAAGAACTTGCCCATCATCATCGGAGAAAACGACCCCGAAGGCTGCGCCGCCTGCTCTGTGGACCTGAGCCCAGAAAATGCTTACCGCAACGGCACCATGTATTCCAGTTACACGGCCTCCGCGTATTCTCATCTATATGAGTTGGCCGATGAGTATAAAGTAAACCTGTTAGGCGCGGTCAGTTGGTCGTTTGAATTTGAGAACCAGCCCTGGTTTGCTGGCTTCCGCGACCTGGCCACCAACGGCGTCGATAAGCCCGTGCTCAACGTGTTTCGAATGATGGGCCTCATGGGTGGGCAGCGGGTAGCCGTCAGCAACGCCAGCGCCCTCACGTTGCCTGAACTGCGTGAAGGCGCACAAAGCCAGCGCGCCGACATCAGCGCCTTAGCGTCCACCAACGGCCGCTCCGCCAATGTACTCGTCTGGAATTACCACAACGACGACCTGCCCGCCGCTGCCTCCGAAGTGGAAATCGAGTTGCAGGGCCTAACCGCGCCGCAAGCCCTGGTGCAGCACTATCGCATTGATGGCGAGCATAGCAACTCCTACACCAGGTGGCAGAAAATGGGCTCCCCGCAAAACGTATCCGCTGCTCAACGCACCGAACTCGAACAAGCCGGCCAACTCGCCCTGCTTAATTCGCCTACGTGGGTGAAATTAAAGACAACAAAACCACCCTTCGTTTCAAACTCCCTCGCCAAGGCGTGTCACTGCTGCACCTGA
- a CDS encoding glycoside hydrolase family 43 protein encodes MPLNSHKKAVSLFRYAVLAGILGTMALPFTATAQNPASTAPAGNPIIKQKYTADPAAFVHKGTVYLYTGHDEAPARQERYVMHDWLVFSSTDMVNWTEHPSPLAVKDFTWAKDDAWASQVIERNGKFYWYAAVEHATVNGKAIGVAVSDSPTGPFKDARGSALISSDMTPDDKISWADIDPSVWIDEKGQAYLFWGNTTCYYAKLKPNMTELDGPINKVALPNFTEAPWVHKRGDWYYLSYASGFPEKIVYAMSRKIEGPWEYKGILNEIAGNSNTNHQSIIDFKGQSYFIYHNGAINTDGGSFRRSVCIDYLYYNKDGTLKRVVMTTEGVKPAK; translated from the coding sequence ATGCCCCTGAACTCCCACAAAAAAGCTGTTTCCTTGTTCCGCTATGCTGTCTTAGCTGGCATTTTGGGAACGATGGCCTTGCCCTTCACGGCTACGGCCCAAAACCCGGCTTCTACGGCCCCGGCTGGCAACCCCATCATCAAGCAAAAGTACACCGCCGACCCGGCTGCCTTCGTGCACAAGGGCACTGTGTACCTCTATACTGGCCATGATGAAGCCCCTGCCCGGCAGGAGCGCTACGTGATGCACGACTGGCTGGTCTTTTCCTCGACCGACATGGTGAACTGGACCGAGCACCCCTCGCCCCTCGCCGTGAAAGATTTCACGTGGGCCAAAGATGATGCGTGGGCCTCGCAGGTGATTGAGCGCAACGGCAAGTTCTACTGGTACGCCGCCGTAGAGCACGCCACCGTCAATGGCAAAGCCATTGGTGTAGCCGTATCTGATAGCCCGACTGGCCCTTTCAAAGATGCCCGCGGTTCGGCGTTGATTTCAAGCGACATGACGCCCGACGACAAAATCAGCTGGGCCGACATTGACCCCTCAGTTTGGATCGACGAAAAAGGCCAGGCCTATCTGTTTTGGGGCAACACCACGTGCTACTACGCTAAGCTCAAGCCGAACATGACTGAGCTAGATGGCCCAATCAACAAAGTAGCCTTACCCAATTTCACGGAAGCGCCTTGGGTGCACAAGCGCGGCGACTGGTACTACCTCTCGTATGCTTCGGGCTTCCCCGAAAAGATAGTATACGCCATGAGCCGCAAGATTGAGGGCCCTTGGGAGTACAAAGGCATCTTGAACGAAATAGCTGGCAACTCCAACACCAACCACCAGTCCATCATTGACTTCAAAGGCCAGTCGTATTTCATCTATCACAACGGCGCCATCAACACCGACGGCGGCAGCTTCCGCCGCTCCGTCTGCATTGACTACCTGTATTACAATAAAGACGGCACGCTCAAGCGCGTGGTAATGACCACCGAAGGCGTAAAGCCAGCGAAGTAA
- a CDS encoding bifunctional transaldolase/phosoglucose isomerase has protein sequence MNPLIAIREFDQSIWLDFIRRKILINGELKRRIDNEALRGVTSNPAIFEKAIGGSDDYDGAIKSLALQNKTTDEIYTEMVIADIQHACDLFRPLYDSHDNSSDGYVSLEVSPTLVNDTEGTIEEGIRFWKTVDRPNVMIKVPATLEGLPAIRRLIAEGINVNVTLIFGLERYRLVAEAYIAGLEDRVKAGLPLDNIDSVASFFLSRIDVLIDPMLEKIAAEGGEKGALAESMVGEVALSSAKQAYQIYKEIFQGPRWEALQAKGADTQRLLWASTGNKNPKYDDLKYIENLVGPKTVNTVPTETLDIFREKGQPANRLEEGLDKAADVLRRLPELGINLEEQANALEEDGAKKFKEPFAKLMDSIEKKRLAALELTTAPAELALGQYQADVDAKVKEFNNKNFTEGFWNKQADLWVQDAEGQESIRSFMGWLRVAETMVAAVPAIEQFAQEVKDAGFKHVVVMGMGGSTMAPIVFKESFKQDESGLPISVLDTTDPTTVHQIEESVPLADTLFIVASKSGTTAEPLAFGDYFYDKVKQIKGDKAGENFVAITDPGSKFVASATAQGYRHIFLNFAEVGGRFSALTYFGLVPAAMYGLSTGEILGRAVLMMRACGAYGNVEQNPGVELGVALGVLAKQGRDKLTLIVPESLSSFGLWLEQLTAESTGKQGTGIMPIAGEPVREPAQYGNDRVFVYVGYQNEADDANKQALQALEQAGHPVVRITLEDAYDFGQEFFRWEVAIAVASAVLEINPFDQPNVQAAKTATDALMKVVEQDGSLPEGDAPVVTENGVAYYTAVSGSDAAGVLQAFFDQAKAGDFLCLQAYLTETPSLNQSLDQFRAQVQEQLHIATASGYGPRFLHSTGQYHKGGPNNGLFVQFTKDHPQDLQLPGRSYTFGTFQNAQAAGDLKALHDYDRRTLHIHLGADAEQGLQTVLTALQAATLQAK, from the coding sequence ATGAATCCATTAATTGCCATCCGCGAGTTTGACCAAAGCATCTGGCTTGACTTCATCCGTCGCAAAATTCTGATCAACGGCGAATTGAAGCGCCGCATCGACAACGAGGCCTTGCGCGGCGTAACCTCCAACCCGGCCATTTTCGAAAAGGCTATTGGCGGTTCCGACGACTACGACGGAGCCATTAAGAGCCTGGCCCTGCAAAACAAAACCACCGACGAAATCTACACGGAGATGGTTATTGCAGACATTCAGCACGCCTGCGACCTGTTCCGCCCGCTCTACGACAGCCACGACAACTCGTCCGACGGCTACGTGAGCCTGGAAGTGTCGCCTACGCTGGTTAACGACACCGAAGGCACCATCGAGGAAGGCATCCGCTTCTGGAAAACGGTGGACCGCCCGAACGTGATGATTAAGGTACCGGCCACGCTGGAAGGTTTGCCCGCCATCCGCCGGCTCATCGCCGAAGGCATCAACGTCAATGTGACTCTGATTTTCGGATTGGAGCGTTACCGCTTGGTGGCCGAAGCCTACATTGCCGGCCTCGAAGACCGGGTGAAAGCCGGCCTGCCCCTCGACAACATCGACTCAGTAGCCAGCTTCTTCCTCAGCCGCATTGATGTGCTGATTGACCCGATGCTGGAGAAAATTGCTGCCGAAGGTGGTGAGAAAGGTGCGTTGGCCGAAAGCATGGTGGGCGAAGTGGCCTTATCGAGCGCCAAGCAAGCCTACCAAATCTATAAGGAGATATTCCAGGGTCCGCGCTGGGAGGCACTGCAAGCCAAAGGTGCCGATACGCAGCGCCTGTTGTGGGCCAGCACCGGCAACAAAAACCCGAAGTACGACGACCTGAAGTACATCGAAAACCTGGTTGGCCCGAAAACGGTGAACACCGTACCCACCGAAACGCTGGACATTTTCCGCGAGAAAGGCCAGCCCGCCAACCGCTTGGAAGAAGGCCTCGACAAAGCTGCCGACGTACTGCGCCGGTTGCCCGAGTTGGGTATCAACCTGGAAGAGCAAGCCAACGCACTGGAAGAGGATGGCGCCAAAAAATTCAAGGAGCCCTTCGCCAAGCTGATGGACTCAATTGAGAAGAAGCGCCTGGCAGCGCTGGAGCTAACCACGGCTCCGGCAGAACTGGCGCTGGGTCAGTACCAGGCCGATGTAGATGCCAAAGTGAAGGAGTTCAACAATAAGAACTTCACCGAAGGCTTCTGGAACAAGCAGGCTGATCTGTGGGTGCAGGACGCCGAAGGGCAGGAAAGCATCCGCAGCTTCATGGGCTGGTTGCGCGTGGCCGAAACGATGGTAGCGGCAGTGCCCGCCATTGAGCAATTCGCGCAGGAGGTGAAAGATGCCGGCTTCAAGCACGTAGTAGTGATGGGCATGGGCGGCAGCACGATGGCGCCGATTGTGTTCAAGGAGAGCTTCAAGCAGGACGAGAGCGGCTTGCCTATCTCCGTGCTCGATACCACCGACCCCACCACGGTACATCAGATTGAAGAGTCGGTGCCGCTGGCCGATACGCTGTTCATTGTGGCCAGCAAATCGGGCACGACGGCCGAGCCGCTGGCGTTTGGCGACTATTTCTACGACAAGGTCAAGCAGATTAAAGGCGACAAAGCCGGCGAAAACTTCGTGGCTATTACCGACCCCGGCTCGAAGTTCGTGGCCTCGGCTACGGCGCAGGGCTACCGCCACATCTTCCTGAATTTTGCGGAAGTAGGCGGCCGGTTCTCCGCCCTCACCTATTTCGGTCTGGTGCCTGCCGCCATGTACGGCTTGAGCACCGGCGAGATTCTGGGGCGTGCCGTACTGATGATGCGTGCCTGCGGCGCTTATGGCAACGTAGAGCAAAACCCCGGCGTGGAGTTGGGTGTGGCACTGGGCGTGCTAGCCAAGCAAGGCCGCGACAAGCTGACGTTGATTGTACCCGAGTCGTTGAGCAGCTTCGGGCTGTGGCTAGAGCAGCTGACGGCGGAAAGCACGGGCAAGCAAGGCACCGGCATCATGCCGATTGCCGGCGAGCCGGTGCGCGAGCCAGCGCAGTACGGTAATGACCGGGTGTTTGTGTACGTGGGCTACCAGAACGAAGCAGACGACGCCAACAAGCAGGCGTTGCAAGCCTTGGAGCAAGCCGGCCACCCCGTGGTGCGGATTACGCTCGAAGATGCCTATGACTTCGGCCAGGAGTTCTTCCGTTGGGAAGTAGCCATTGCTGTAGCCAGCGCCGTGCTGGAGATCAACCCCTTCGACCAGCCCAACGTGCAAGCCGCCAAAACGGCTACCGATGCGTTGATGAAAGTGGTGGAACAGGATGGCAGTTTGCCCGAGGGCGACGCGCCTGTAGTAACTGAAAACGGCGTAGCGTACTACACCGCCGTGTCGGGCTCTGATGCCGCCGGGGTGCTCCAAGCCTTCTTCGACCAGGCCAAGGCCGGCGACTTCCTGTGCTTGCAAGCCTACCTGACCGAAACGCCAAGCCTAAACCAGAGCCTCGACCAGTTCCGGGCGCAGGTGCAGGAGCAGTTGCACATTGCTACGGCTTCGGGCTACGGTCCGCGCTTCTTGCACTCCACGGGTCAGTACCACAAGGGTGGGCCGAACAATGGCCTATTCGTGCAGTTCACCAAAGACCACCCGCAGGATCTGCAACTGCCCGGCCGCTCCTACACGTTCGGTACGTTCCAGAACGCGCAAGCCGCCGGCGACCTGAAAGCCTTGCACGACTACGACCGTCGTACGCTGCACATCCACCTGGGCGCCGATGCCGAGCAGGGTCTGCAAACCGTACTGACAGCCTTGCAAGCGGCTACGTTGCAGGCCAAGTAA
- the tkt gene encoding transketolase: protein MTNPSTASIDEQSVTTIRLLSVDMVQAANSGHPGLPLGAAPMAYVLFSRFLRFNPQDPKWPNRDRFVLSAGHGSALIYSLLHLYGYDLPMDELKQFRQPGARTPGHPESNVTPGVEVTTGPLGQGFANGVGMAMAEAHLAATYNKPGHTVQDHYTYAIVSDGDLMEGVASEAASLAGHLKLGKLIFLYDDNDISLDGPTSLAYTEDAMKRFDAYGWHTQRVADGNNLDEIEAAIKAAQEETEKPSIISVKTVIGFGSPLAGTSKAHGSPLGPDNVKKAKEFFGWNPEASFVVPEEVYEHLRKPGQQGAELQKEWDAQFKKYEQEFQAEAQQFHVSFNGDLPDGWDKDLPVYTPADGELATRQASGKALTAIKKAVPFMFGGSADLASSNEMDKSGDDSFQPGHYERSNIWFGVREHAMGGIMNGMAHHAGVRTYGGTFLTFSDYMRGAIRLTALAESAATFVFTHDSIGLGEDGPTHQPIEQVVSLRTIPNIVVLRPGDANETTEAWRIAMTTPKSPVCLILSRQKLPIFDQTVLGSAREGVAKGAYILSEAEGGTPQLILVATGSEVSLALEAQKVLQGEGTATRVVSMPSWELFEKQDKAYRQQVLPPSVRKRVTIEAGSPIGWAKYATDEGTSISMNRFGESAPAEHLFEEFGFTVQNVVKVAHNVLNGQPEEEDKKQVVS from the coding sequence ATGACCAACCCTAGCACTGCCTCCATTGACGAGCAAAGTGTAACCACCATCCGCCTGCTGTCTGTAGACATGGTGCAGGCGGCCAATTCTGGGCACCCAGGCTTGCCACTCGGTGCGGCGCCGATGGCGTACGTGTTGTTCTCGCGGTTTTTGCGCTTCAACCCCCAAGACCCCAAGTGGCCGAATCGGGACCGGTTCGTGCTGTCGGCAGGCCATGGCTCGGCCCTGATCTACAGCCTGCTCCATCTGTATGGCTACGACTTGCCAATGGATGAGTTGAAGCAATTCCGCCAGCCTGGCGCGCGCACCCCTGGTCACCCCGAGTCCAACGTGACGCCCGGTGTGGAAGTAACAACCGGCCCCTTGGGCCAAGGCTTCGCCAACGGAGTGGGCATGGCGATGGCCGAGGCGCACTTGGCGGCCACGTACAACAAGCCCGGCCACACGGTGCAGGACCATTACACCTACGCCATTGTCAGCGACGGTGATCTGATGGAAGGTGTTGCTTCAGAGGCGGCCTCCCTGGCAGGCCACCTGAAGTTGGGCAAGCTCATCTTCCTTTACGACGACAACGACATCTCGCTCGACGGCCCTACGAGCCTGGCGTACACCGAAGACGCTATGAAGCGCTTCGACGCCTACGGCTGGCACACCCAGCGCGTAGCCGATGGCAACAACCTCGACGAAATTGAGGCTGCCATCAAAGCCGCGCAGGAAGAGACGGAGAAGCCTTCAATTATTTCGGTGAAGACCGTTATCGGATTCGGCTCGCCGCTGGCTGGCACCAGCAAGGCCCACGGCAGCCCCCTCGGCCCCGACAATGTGAAGAAAGCCAAGGAATTCTTCGGCTGGAATCCGGAAGCCAGTTTTGTAGTGCCCGAGGAAGTGTACGAGCACCTGCGCAAGCCCGGCCAGCAAGGCGCCGAGCTGCAAAAAGAGTGGGACGCCCAGTTCAAGAAGTACGAGCAGGAATTCCAGGCCGAAGCCCAGCAGTTCCACGTTTCCTTTAACGGCGACTTGCCCGACGGCTGGGACAAAGACCTCCCCGTGTACACGCCGGCTGATGGCGAGCTAGCTACCCGCCAGGCCTCCGGCAAAGCCCTAACGGCCATCAAGAAAGCAGTGCCCTTCATGTTCGGCGGCTCGGCTGACTTGGCTTCCTCCAACGAAATGGATAAGTCGGGCGACGACAGCTTCCAGCCCGGCCACTACGAGCGCAGCAACATCTGGTTTGGCGTGCGAGAGCACGCCATGGGCGGCATCATGAATGGCATGGCCCACCACGCGGGCGTGCGCACTTATGGCGGCACCTTCCTTACTTTCTCCGATTATATGCGCGGCGCCATCCGCCTCACGGCTCTCGCTGAATCGGCTGCCACGTTCGTTTTCACCCACGACAGCATTGGCTTGGGCGAAGACGGCCCGACGCACCAGCCGATTGAGCAAGTGGTATCGTTGCGCACCATTCCGAACATCGTAGTGCTGCGCCCCGGCGACGCCAACGAAACCACCGAAGCCTGGCGCATTGCCATGACCACGCCCAAGTCGCCGGTCTGCCTGATTTTGTCGCGTCAGAAACTGCCGATTTTCGACCAGACCGTATTGGGCTCAGCCCGCGAAGGTGTGGCTAAAGGTGCCTACATTTTGAGCGAGGCCGAAGGCGGCACGCCACAGCTCATTTTGGTGGCTACGGGCTCGGAAGTGAGCTTGGCCCTAGAAGCGCAGAAGGTGCTGCAAGGCGAAGGCACCGCAACCCGCGTGGTGAGCATGCCGTCGTGGGAGCTGTTCGAGAAGCAGGACAAGGCTTACCGCCAGCAGGTATTGCCACCGTCGGTACGCAAGCGCGTGACCATTGAGGCGGGTTCGCCAATCGGCTGGGCCAAGTACGCCACCGACGAAGGTACCAGCATCAGCATGAACCGTTTCGGCGAGTCGGCTCCGGCGGAACATCTCTTCGAGGAGTTTGGCTTCACGGTGCAGAACGTCGTGAAAGTCGCGCATAATGTACTGAACGGTCAGCCCGAAGAAGAAGACAAAAAGCAAGTGGTTTCGTAA
- a CDS encoding ABC transporter substrate-binding protein, with translation MEKLRVALDWTPNTNHTGFFVAQALGYYTENNLEIELVTPSTDHYLLTPAKRLELQEVDFAVAPIESAISLNTKLQPVAVKAIAALLQDDLSAIAVLERSGIQAPRQLDGKTYASYKARYEDDIVRKMIANDGGTGSISITYPDKLGIWDTLLAGQADATWIFMNWEGIEAETQGIALNYFKLSDYAIPYSYSPVLIARADAIEQKRQLYQDFLRATKKGYLYAKENLEHSTTILSEFVPEKDRHNIDLLKSQLYTGRHYGDETTWGRMNLSLVEIFVAWLKTHSSETSSIEAASFCSNELLT, from the coding sequence ATGGAAAAACTAAGAGTAGCACTGGACTGGACGCCAAACACCAATCACACTGGCTTTTTTGTTGCCCAGGCATTGGGGTATTATACCGAAAACAACCTCGAAATCGAGCTTGTAACGCCCTCCACGGACCACTACCTCCTGACGCCCGCCAAGAGACTAGAGCTACAAGAAGTGGACTTTGCCGTTGCTCCCATAGAAAGCGCCATCAGCCTCAATACCAAGCTACAACCCGTGGCTGTCAAGGCCATTGCCGCTTTGCTGCAAGACGACCTGAGTGCTATTGCGGTGCTGGAACGCAGCGGTATTCAAGCCCCTAGGCAACTGGACGGCAAAACGTATGCCTCCTACAAAGCCCGCTACGAAGACGATATCGTGCGGAAAATGATTGCCAACGACGGCGGTACGGGCAGCATCAGCATCACCTACCCCGATAAACTGGGCATCTGGGATACCCTGCTGGCCGGCCAAGCCGACGCCACTTGGATATTCATGAACTGGGAAGGCATAGAAGCGGAAACGCAGGGCATTGCCTTGAACTACTTCAAGCTTTCCGACTACGCTATACCTTACAGTTATTCGCCGGTGCTGATTGCCCGGGCCGATGCCATCGAGCAGAAGCGGCAGCTGTATCAGGATTTTCTGCGCGCCACCAAGAAAGGCTACTTGTACGCCAAGGAAAACCTCGAGCACAGCACCACTATACTGTCGGAGTTTGTGCCCGAAAAAGACCGGCACAACATTGACTTGTTGAAGAGCCAACTCTACACCGGCCGCCACTACGGCGACGAAACCACCTGGGGCAGAATGAATTTGTCGCTGGTGGAAATTTTTGTGGCGTGGCTGAAAACGCACAGCTCAGAAACCAGCTCCATTGAAGCAGCCAGTTTTTGTAGCAACGAGTTGCTCACTTAA